A genome region from Magnolia sinica isolate HGM2019 chromosome 8, MsV1, whole genome shotgun sequence includes the following:
- the LOC131253867 gene encoding uncharacterized protein LOC131253867, whose protein sequence is MSKSPSSERKTDRNHVQLLQFDPLQCLETSILSSTPAISSPISGNIGEGRAFCSVSFCIRRSNILKKSSYSTGPTTSTLSKSGSVRMYCNPHLVCFLIHNRILLLGFLSSTSNSQFYSPSFPYTHPSAFHLLFESFLFQKNGVI, encoded by the exons ATGTCAAAATCCCCAAGCtctgaaaggaaaacagatcGAAATCACGTTCAACTTCTGCAATTCGATCCTTTACAATGCCTAGAAACGTCAATTCTGTCCTCCACACCAGCAATCTCTTCGCCGATTTCAG GTAATATTGGAGAGGGTAGAGCATTTTGCTCAGTTAGTTTCTGTATACGAAgatcaaatattttaaaaaagagctCGTATTCAACAG GTCCCACAACTTCCACGTTAAGCAAATCCGGGTCAGTGAGAATGTACTGTAATCCACATCTTGTCTGTTTTCTCATTCATAATCGGATCCTCCTTTTGGGTTTCCTTTCCAGCACTTCCAACTCTCAATTCTACTCTCCTTCCTTTCCCTACACACATCCATCTGCATTTCACCTCTTGTTTGAGAGTTTCCTTTTCCAGAAAAATGGAGTGATTTGA